Proteins from one Petrotoga sp. 9PW.55.5.1 genomic window:
- the dnaX gene encoding DNA polymerase III subunit gamma/tau codes for MYNNLYRKYRPMNFDELIGQEHVIKYFKNTIKKDEISHAYIFSGPRGTGKTTTARILSKIVNCKNPKEYNPCHECENCISINKNGFIDVIEMDAASNRGIDEIRNIRESANYKPVHGKYKVYIIDEFHMLTREAFNALLKTLEEPPRHVIFILATTNLEKVPETIISRAQIINFKNLANDDIVDGLKKIAELENIEYELEALQIIAKKAKGGMRDAISMFEQVEKFGASKITLQETLDILGLFDESFVSNFIDIVYSSKIDEFLKKSEELFSSGKDPEILVEQSLEFLFNKLSKDYNDNSIFLMKTLNELLKDLKYSENKRLIFDVEILDFMSKKMKNEQIFYSGTPTTTLERQNSQRQKEDIKKFEDPLLKKILNYFSDPHEKKSNLAIYFALLSSTPKIDKDKIDFTFSSDQKLEFDILKKYTDELKVNIYLLIDGSYDISINFADSQNENLDTSQQSKLFEEKRLF; via the coding sequence ATGTACAATAATTTATATAGGAAATACAGGCCCATGAATTTTGATGAGCTTATAGGGCAAGAACATGTAATAAAATACTTCAAAAACACTATAAAAAAAGATGAAATCTCTCATGCATATATTTTTTCAGGTCCTAGAGGCACTGGAAAAACTACCACTGCAAGGATACTTTCCAAAATAGTAAATTGTAAAAATCCAAAAGAATACAATCCCTGCCATGAATGCGAGAATTGTATCTCAATAAATAAAAACGGTTTTATAGATGTAATTGAGATGGACGCTGCATCCAACAGAGGAATAGATGAAATAAGAAATATTAGAGAATCTGCAAATTATAAGCCTGTTCATGGGAAATATAAAGTATACATAATAGATGAATTCCATATGTTGACAAGAGAAGCTTTCAATGCTTTACTAAAAACTCTTGAAGAACCACCAAGGCATGTTATTTTTATTTTAGCAACAACTAATTTAGAAAAAGTCCCAGAAACTATCATTTCCCGTGCTCAAATTATAAATTTCAAGAATCTAGCAAATGACGATATAGTTGATGGGCTAAAAAAGATTGCAGAATTAGAAAACATAGAGTATGAATTAGAAGCCCTACAAATCATAGCAAAAAAGGCAAAAGGTGGTATGAGAGACGCCATTTCTATGTTTGAGCAAGTAGAGAAATTCGGAGCCAGCAAAATCACCTTACAAGAAACTCTTGACATATTAGGATTATTTGATGAAAGTTTTGTATCTAACTTCATAGATATTGTTTATTCATCAAAAATCGACGAATTTTTAAAGAAATCTGAAGAGCTTTTTAGTTCGGGTAAAGATCCAGAAATATTAGTAGAACAATCTCTTGAATTTCTTTTCAATAAATTATCGAAAGATTATAACGACAATTCCATATTTTTGATGAAAACTCTGAACGAATTACTTAAAGATTTAAAATATAGTGAAAATAAAAGATTGATATTTGATGTTGAAATTCTTGATTTTATGAGTAAGAAAATGAAAAATGAACAAATATTTTACAGTGGAACCCCAACAACGACTTTAGAAAGACAAAACAGCCAAAGGCAAAAAGAAGATATAAAAAAATTCGAAGATCCTCTTCTAAAAAAGATTCTTAATTATTTCAGTGATCCCCATGAGAAAAAATCAAATTTAGCAATATATTTTGCTTTGTTATCTTCAACACCTAAAATAGACAAAGACAAAATAGATTTTACTTTTTCTTCTGACCAAAAATTAGAATTTGATATTTTAAAAAAATATACAGACGAACTCAAAGTTAACATTTATTTATTAATAGATGGATCTTACGACATATCTATTAATTTTGCTGATAGCCAAAATGAAAATTTAGATACCTCTCAACAAAGTAAACTTTTTGAAGAAAAAAGGTTGTTTTAG
- a CDS encoding purine phosphorylase codes for MLYLIFAMRVEAKKIIKHFNLKKVSDKPFEVYEGKNINLIISGVGKINSSAATAYLLKDIKVDHNDLDYIINIGICGTLNENFNVGDLVLINKIRDYKRKKNYYPDIIFKHFLKEGSIQSIDYINTEYETEEDLVDMESSSIFYTASKFLNTHQIHCLKVVSDVAKDKNNTEKISKNFVEELIEKNLIKIVEFIYSIAHFQEKFQLVLSKKEIEIINKISKKLKLTFSQKKQFENAYYYYKTKNHQEPNFIQEFLYIVPNNKSERDVIFESLKKQLFS; via the coding sequence ATGTTATATCTAATTTTCGCTATGAGAGTCGAAGCCAAAAAAATTATAAAACATTTTAATTTAAAAAAAGTTAGTGATAAACCTTTTGAAGTTTATGAAGGGAAAAATATTAATCTCATAATATCCGGTGTTGGAAAAATTAATAGTAGTGCAGCCACTGCTTACTTATTAAAAGATATAAAAGTAGATCATAATGACCTTGATTATATAATAAATATAGGTATCTGCGGCACATTAAATGAAAATTTTAACGTTGGGGATTTGGTTTTAATAAACAAAATAAGAGATTATAAAAGAAAGAAAAATTATTATCCCGATATTATTTTTAAACATTTTTTAAAAGAAGGTTCAATACAATCTATAGATTATATCAATACAGAGTACGAAACAGAAGAAGATCTGGTTGACATGGAATCTTCTTCGATTTTTTATACGGCTTCTAAATTCTTAAATACCCATCAAATACATTGTTTAAAGGTTGTATCTGATGTAGCTAAAGATAAAAATAATACAGAAAAAATCTCTAAAAATTTTGTAGAAGAGTTAATTGAGAAGAATTTAATTAAAATCGTGGAATTCATTTATTCTATAGCTCATTTTCAAGAAAAGTTTCAGCTAGTACTTTCTAAGAAAGAAATAGAAATCATAAATAAAATTTCTAAAAAACTAAAACTCACATTCTCCCAAAAAAAACAATTTGAAAATGCTTATTATTACTATAAAACAAAAAACCATCAAGAACCAAACTTTATTCAAGAATTCTTATATATTGTTCCTAATAACAAAAGTGAAAGGGATGTTATTTTTGAAAGCCTTAAAAAACAATTATTTTCTTGA